The genome window GCTCTGCTGGCGGCAGCCGCTGCAGACCAAAGGGGGTGAGCGGGGCCGCAGCTGGGAGGGCTCCAGCCACCATCGGCCCCCGGCCAGACCCGTCCCAGCCTTTCCCACACGGAGCCAGCGGTGGCCCAGGAAGCcgcctcctccacctgctccacCAGCCATCCCAACATCCCCTCCCtagcccccaggccctgcccttcaCCAGGTGGGCTTGTAGCATGCTTGGTGGCCCATCCCAGAAGCAGCACTGCATGTCCTCTAGATGGCGCTGTTCTCTGACTCTGGTCGGGTGGAGGGTGGCGTGGAGGGtcttcccctgcctcccacgggAGTTCTGCTGCTCTTTGACAGGGACCCCACTACTGCAGCCCTGTCCGAGCTCCTGTCCTCACAGCCAGGCCTGTAGTGCTGGCGACAGCCCCCCTGACTGCAGCCCACAACCGCTAGACACATTCCTTAGCCCAGCCCCCACTTGGGTGCACCCCAAGGACCCTCCCCACCCTACCAGGCCTCCCTGCCCAGTGTGGGGCTCCACACTGTCCTTCCCGAGGGTGGGGGTCTGCTCCCAGCCAacctcagcctccctccctggTCCCGGCACAGGTGGACTGCGCCAGCCCCCGCCCCGACTCTCTGCCGCTTCCCCGGTACACAGGTGGAACCCGAGACCCCAGCCTCGGCAGCTCAGCCCCCTGGGGCTCCCGTGCTCCGGCAGCCCacggagggaggggcaggaagcctggagggggcagggctgcacaTGAACAGGGcaagcccgtgtgtgtgtgtgcgtgtgtgcgtgtgtgtgtgtccatgcgtGTTTACACGGCCTCTCTAAGGGGGGCGTGGACTGCACCCTGGTGACCCTGCCCTTTGCTCTGAGGCCCTGCCAGCTTTAACACTAACCAGAGCGTGAGGGAGGGGCCAAGGCCCTGGAgtagggctgggggcggggcctttaCCAAGGGGCCACGGGAGAACCCGGGACCTCACAGTCCCTTCTGCCAGGCCCACCGTGCCGTGCCCACAAGCAGCAGCCTGCACAGTCTGAGGTGCATCCCACTGGGGGATGTTCCCGAGGGTGCCCTGGTGTGCAGGGACGTTGAATCCTTATGCCTCTGCCCCCCATCTCTGAGCCCAGGCTCAGGTCTCAGATTCCACCCGACGAGAGCAGCTGCGAGTCTGCAGGTGTCCAAAGCAGAAACTCCCACCAGCGCCAGGGCCCTGAGAGTGGCCCGACCCACCAGGCTGTCCCGAGGCCTGCAAGCTGCCGCCTCGCCTGCTCTGGCCCCCTGCGCCACTgagagctgcctcccaggccccgcGTGCCTCGCCCGGAAGCGCCTGGAGTGGAGCACACTGGGAGGGTGGCGTGGACTTCGTTTGCCAAGCCTGGGGCGGGAACCCGGGCAGCACGCAGGCGAGCCAGGGCCCCGCTGGGGTGGGAGCTCACCCTCGCACCGGGATGGACCTGGTGGGCACGAGGTTCTTCTGCAGGGGCAGCTTCTCCCTCTGAGGGGTGCTCTTGGCTTCCCAGGGCTTCGGCGACTCAGAGCTGGGCTCTGACAACCAAGAGAGCCTGTGGTGGGTGGGCACAGAGAACAGGGGGAATTGGGGGGCTCCCTGTGGATCAGAGATgtcccccactcctgtccccccAGAACATGTTCCCAGGGATCCTGCGGAAGCAGGGCTTGGCCTAGGAGTCTGGGCACCTCGTACCTATATGGAAAGTTTTTGGCAAATCTCTCCTGGGCCTTGGTCCTGGACTTGTTTAGCTGACGAGGCTTCCTGGGGGCCTTCAAGTCCATCCCGGGGTGGGCTAGGCTGAGGCCCAGCTCTCAGACATGGCTGGAAGACAGAGGGGCCaggagagcagggcaggggcttCCCCCAGGAACACAGTGTCCTCACCCACATGGTGGACACAGGAGGTGGCCCTGCATCGTGGGCTGAGCAGGCCCAGGGAGCCAGTTAGACCTGCTCCTGTGTGCCAGCGTGCATAGGGGCAAGTGTGCCCACgtgtgagtgtgcatgagtgtgcaATGTgcaagtgttgtgtgtgtgcacgtgcaagTCAAATTCACCATCGCGTTGCCCGTCCCTCGCCTGCTGACTTGTGTTAATGTATCTTCATTGCCCCAGCTATGGCGCCGCCGCCAGCACAGCCCACGTGGGACTGCAGGAAGCTCCACCATTGGCAGAGGGGTCCCTGCCCCCGGGAGGAGGGAGAACCAGCTGTGACGCTGCCTGCTCCAAGTATAGACGGGCCCCGGGCCCAGATAGAGGAGCACTGGACACAGGCTCTGAGGGCTGGAACATACCCACCGCCATCTTAGTTCTGGAAGATCGGCCCACCCAGGAGTCCCTTATGCTGCCCCAGAAGCGCCGCCAACCTGCTCGTGACCTGTCCCTTGGCACCACCAAGAGGTCACCCTGGGCCCTGAGGCTCTGGCCCTCCACGTGCAGCTCTGCCAAGGCTGCAGCTCTCGCCCAGCACAGACTACTGAGGGCCCACACAGCCTGTGGCCCCAGCCCCTTGGCCGTTCTGAGCACACCCAGGTCCCTCCGCTGGGCCTGAACCCACAGTCCCGCAGCCACAGCTCCCATCAGACCCCGCGCAGCCGGTCACTGGCTTTTCCCTGAGGATTCGGGGAGGGCCCGGGGTCAGGCTGGGCAGTGGGGTGGTCACCACGTGTAggctctggggcctgggctgcGTCTGCCCAGTGCCAAGTAGCTTGCTTCGTTTTCTCCACCTGATGCAGAACCTGCCATCACCACGCGGTGTTTGAATGCGGCTCTGCCTGCACCCAGTGACGAGGGGGAcacaggtgggtgcagggtgggCGGGCTGTGCCCCTACTGTCAGGCCGCTCAGCCTCAGGCAGCCCTGGGCCAAGGACATGGGGGCCTGGGGACCAAAGGAGGCAGAGGTACCCCTCTCACTCACCCCATCCTCACTTACCCTCCCCCAACGCGTGGGGACTGGGGACGGCCCTCTCTGTAAATGGACTTGGCCGAGTCTGCTTCCCCCAGGGGCAGCGAAGCCactgcagggcccagggcaccCTGTGACCTCTAACCTCTGACCCCTGCATCCCCATCATCTCTACCCCATCTGATCACTTGGAAGCCTCTTCCCGGCCCAGGCGGCCGGAACTCACCAGGCAGCTCTCCCAGAATCCTGGCCTTAGCAACCACGAGGGCTTGGAGTCGAAAGCCCTGGAACTGCTCCTGCCCCGGGAGGCACGGGCTGGGAGAgctgctgcccccccaccccccgagctGGGCAGGGCCGCCTCAGTCTGAGAGCGAGGCGCGAGCCCGAGGGCTGTCAGGATCCTCCAGCCAGAACAGGCCGAGCGTGAGAGCTGCAGCCGCGGGTGCCGGGTGCTGTGTGGTGGCAGGCGGGCCCACGCGGGCCATAGTCCTGGCTGCCAGCACGGAGCCgctgccccagctcccctcccccccccccaggtcagGAAGGGCCCACGGGCTCATTGCGACATCAGAAGACTCTGAGGTCACAATCGGGGGCATGGCAGCTGCGGACCCCTGGGGCACAGATTCCAGCTGTaagccccccaccctgccccacttCCCGGCCCTGTGGGCCCCGGCTGGCAGGTGTTTCAGCTCTGTGTGCACAGGGACCCATTTCATGGCCAGGGTCTTGCCCGCGTCAGGCTGTGTGAGCAGAAGAGATGGCCGGAAACGCTGGCTGCAGACAAGCTGCTTTGCTGGCTGGCCTTGACCGCAGCCTCAGCCGCAGCCCCGGGAATCGCCAGGCTGGGGGCTCGGGCCCAGGACGGACGGTGTGGTCCAGGGTGAGGGCTTGGGCTCCGGCACCTCCCAGGCTCGGTCTGCCACTTCCTTCCTGCGGCCTCGGGCAAGTGACTCAGCCTCTCTGTCCCATCTGCAAGGGGACAGCATTAGCACTGCCTCACAGGCGGCTGCGGGGGGCAAGTGTGGCTGTGGCTGCCGCACGCTCAGAGCACCCCCGGTGCTGGGGCCACACAAAGGTGGCTCACGGCTGGGCTGCCAGGCCCCACGGCACGGAGCAGGAAGTGGATTCGGGACGGACAGGTCCAGACCACTCCCTGTCTCTGGAGGAGGCCCaggcggggagggggccagggcccTTGACCTTGAGCGTGAGTGCAGACACAAGGAGCATACTGTGCCAGGTTAGGGCCCCTGCAGGCAGCACCCGAGATGGACACTGCGGTGCCCGTGGTCACTGGGGCTCCGGGTACAGAAGCAGGACAGGCCTCCCCAgagcctggcttctgcctgagccCAGGCTGGGTGGGGCTTGGGAGCAGGAACCGCGGCCCACGCCGAGCCCACCTGAGCATCGAGGCAGCCCTTCCTGCCCCAGCGCGGTccctctcggggggggggggggacgctgCAGGTGTCACCAGCGTGGGACTGCGGAGGACCTAGTGCCACTGCCCAGAAaagcagggctggctggggagccCACCTTGCTGCTGTTAGAAACAGACCGAGAGGGGGACGGGGCCAAGATTCgggcagaggcctggaggagAGGCCAGAGCTGCCGGGAGACTCTGGGGATGTCTCAGGTGGCCTAACCAGGGCTGCGCGGGAACTTGAACTTCAAGCAGGCGGCCCAGATCCCTGAGCCTTCAGTCTGCCCCAGACATTGAGCGTTTGCTCAGTAGAGGGGGTCCAGACTCTTGGTGGGAGCTGGGTGCAGACACGGCCTCCTCTCGGCTCGCTGTGTGGCTCTGGGCAAACGACGATGCTCTCTGGGCCTTGACCTCATCATCACTAAAAGGATTTGAGTCCTTCAGCCCAGCAGCTGTAGAGAACCAAGACGAGAACTTCCCAGGGGTCTTTGGGGCACGGGGTGGTGGTGTCCCAGCGGTGCCTTGGATCATGGTGTTGACGGAGAACAGAGGGCGAGGGTGCATCTAAGGGTCATACAGGAGATAAAATCAACCCAGCATGGAGGCAGAGGCTATGGGGGGCAGAGGAGCCATCAAAGAGGATTCCTAGGTTTTTCTGCTGCTGCTAGATGGGGCTGGCCCAAGCCACGGGAGACCACAGCTTCCGCATGGTCCAGTTGACCTTGAGCCTCCCTTGAGACACCTAAACTGAGACGTCCCTTCACTTAGGCAACTGCGTGCCTGGGTGTGAGATTCAGATGGGTGAGGTCTGGGGTCGGCACAGGTGTCACTGGCACACTCGCAGCAACGCCGATGACCATGgcagtgggtgggggcagggctagGAGGTCTCTGCCGAACCCAGTGACCGAGGAGGGTGCACACAGAAGTCCCAGTGTGTGACGTCAGAACAGCATGtggcgcctggctcctgcactGGAGTGCCAGGGTCAAGTGCAAGCGCGGCGCCCGGCTTccagtgcagacctgggaggcagcaggagatgggcccagtccctgcctcccatgtgggacacctggactgaaCGCTCAGCCCTGGCGtgggcctcgcccagccccagtgaaccagcatttgggagTGGTCTGTCTGCATCTCAAGTAAGTTAattttcttaagaaagaaaaaaatttaccttgaaaaacaaacaaaaaaaagccaggagGCGCCTGTAACTATAGCAGTGCAGAGTGACCAGCGGTGACAGTGCCCTGGCTGCGCGCATGCGCGGTGAGGCCAGGGGCGAAGTGCAgcgcaggcaggcaggggcgggggcaggggcggggccaggggcgtGACCGCTTGCACCTGCGCCACACCTCCGCCAGCCTCTCTCTCCGTGGAAGTTGGCTGATCTTTTTGATTAGGACCAACAGGATTGTTGTGGATTATTTAGAGTTTTCTACCTGTCACCTGTGAGCAGAgataattttaattcttcctttccaCTTTGAaggccttttatttctttttctggcctaaTTGCTCTGGCCAGAACTTCCAGTGGCACCACAAGGGTCTTTGAAAAacgtggggaaatggaattaaataaattcattttgatgcaaaaaaaattaaaaatgcagtccATGCTTACGCGGTGTTTTCCAAACGTTCGTGAAAAATTCATCTCGTGAAAAAagaaactttgcatttcaaatctcaaaacttttgcactaaaataaactcatcctttaattccactttccgtGAGCCTTTCGGAGTATCCTGGTGCAGGTATAAAGAAATTCTGCCCCACTCTCAGAGCGCGGGACGAAAAGGCGTGGCGTGGTGCAGCGGTCAGAGGGTCAGAGCTGTGTCCCCGGGCGAGCCCGAGCCCGACGCGTTCGGTGGTCTCCaggctcagccaggcccagccgcTCTGAGTTGATGGAGTGGAATGGTGCCATCGTGTGGTGGCAAGAGGGAACAAGCAGCAGTGGACGGACAATTCTAGCGCACCCTCCCCCCTTGTCAGCGTCAAGGCCGCTGAGGGCACAGGGACCCCAACGCTTGGGACTTTGAATCCTGCCCCAGACTTAGTCGGACCTGTAAGTCCATTAAAGCGAAAACTCAAATTGCCTGTTGTTAAACAGAGACCCAGTTCACCTTGGAGAATGGACAGCTGCTTGTGGTGGGGGGTTCATTTGGGACCCCACGGACACCAGCGTCCCACCCGCCTGGGATTTGCCCTGTGACCGTAGGAGCAGGGACATGTGACACCGCTGGCTTCTTTTGGTTTGCATTTGCACTGCGTGGCACAGGCCTTGTCACGGGGCCAGCAGTGCAGCCGCATCCCCTGGTCCCGAGTCCTGGCCTCATcactatgggggggggggggcagcgcccGGGCTAGGGAGACAGGCGGCTGCAGGAGACAACGCCCCAGAGGAAGGGGTGGGCGGCAGGGCTGGGACCCAGTGGGCTGTCTTCTGAGCGTGGCCGCTGTCCAGCTGTGGACACTTGCACCAGATGTGCGCTTCATGTGCTGCTGGTGGTCTGAGAAACTGCTGGCTCCCGGGCAGAAAGCCCGTAGCAGAGGAgccgtgtgggtgccagggccaggGACCATGCCCAGGGACCACCTCGGAGGGAAGACGCCGGAGCCTACAGTACATCCAACCCAGCAGCAAGAGATGCCGATGGCTCCACTGTCATTTAAACACAGGGGGTTGGCCTAATACCTCCCCCCAAGCCAGCACAGCAACATGGGGTCTTAGTGTTCAGCTGCTGTCACAGTCAGCCCCAGGCCACAGAGCCTGCCAGCCCCCACTCCTCTCTAAAGATGAGCAGGCAAGTGGCCAGAGCGGAGCTCAGCGAGGTCCCTTGGAGACCCCAGTCCTTCCACCTGGTTCACCTGTGAGCTGTGTGGTCCGAgacagccccgccccccacctgcaCTGCGGCGGTGCCACTCGCCCAGGTCACGTCTCCTGGAGACACCCAGCTGCCAAGGTCTCCAGCCGGCGTTGCGTGCCCAGACAAGGCTAGGCACGGAGATTCCACTCCTAAAAGGGAACAAAAGGAGAGCAGTTTGGCAGGAACCAGCCAAGAGTTGCTCTAAAGCTCCCAGAAATGAGTTCCAAGTAGAGTGGTCTGAGGCTTCCGGGGGACACAGTGGACTACCGTTCGGAGCCAATGCTAGGTGCCACCAGTCCGGCAGCAGCGGGCAGCCAAGGGATACGGAAAGCTCTTGTAACTCCCAATAATATAGAACAGCCCAGTTAAATTCTGGACAGAAGACttggacaggggctggtgctgtggcgtagcgggtaaagccgccacctgccgtgccggcattctatatgggtgccagtttgaatcccggctgcttcagttccaatcctgctctctgctatggtctgggagagcagtagaagatggcccaagtccttgggttcctgcacccacatgggagacccagaaaaagctcctagctcttggcttcagactggcccagctctggccattgcagccaattgggaagtgaaccaatgggtggaacacctccctctctctctttctctctctctcctctctctgtataactctttcaaataaataaataaatcttaaaaaaaataaagcctcgGACAGACAGTTCCCCCAAGAAGTTACATATGCAACTGGCTAACAGCACATAGGAGATTCTCGATGCTGCTAGGCATTCCAGGAGTGAAATTCAACCCAAAACCTCCAGTAGGTGGTACTTCAGACCCACCAGACGCCTCATATAAGGAACtgctgagggtgtggggaaaCTGGGAGGATCACTCTGCTGGGGGAG of Oryctolagus cuniculus chromosome 10, mOryCun1.1, whole genome shotgun sequence contains these proteins:
- the C10H3orf22 gene encoding uncharacterized protein C3orf22 homolog, whose amino-acid sequence is MDLKAPRKPRQLNKSRTKAQERFAKNFPYRLSWLSEPSSESPKPWEAKSTPQREKLPLQKNLVPTRSIPVRGLGAPDFTGPLGSCLPPSPPLQPRLCNLWELKLLQCRFPKQLSHKLWLLHARATHSCTNEAAGPSRGLA